The Cyprinus carpio isolate SPL01 chromosome B22, ASM1834038v1, whole genome shotgun sequence genome contains the following window.
TAACAAATCTTGGAGAATGACATTTGGTAAGTTATTTGTGGTAAGCTATTATTTGTGTGGCTATGACAGCGCCTTCATATTCATAGTATTCATACCATTCTGTAATCATAGCCAAAATCTTAATATCATACCCGAAAACTCTCTTTACTGCGGTTTACCGGTTTGATTAAACAAACAATTAGACACTTACCTGCTGTCACCGTGAATATAACTGTAGGAAAGAGCAGAAGTACCCTTCTATAGCTCGTTGATGTGCTTATGGCGTATTTCCTGATTAGTGGCTGTAGTTCCTCTTCCATGCAATAAACtctcaacaaaaccaaaaaccaccAGTGTAACGAGTGAAtcatgttgatttaaaaatacacaactctaaaaacacacacacacacccttctgTAAACTAGATGCAAAATTTATTCTTCAACTCTGATAGTCAGCTTGACCCTTGCTTCATTTGTTTGGCATGAAATGATTCGATAGACACATTCACAACGTAACATTTACAATCACAAAATATCTCTACCAATCTAGGATCCAAAATAACTACGATGGACATATCTTTGGTTAGAATAGAGACAAAGAAACACATTCAAGTGCTTAAAGCAAGTGTAAACAATGGCGAACAGTACTGTGTCAACAGTAGCTGCACAATTCACAACAGCAGAGCAGAAATATGTAACCCTCCAGAATGCATTGGTTTGGGTTTAGTTACTGGTCTTGACGTGCAGCTGGTGTAAGCAGGGTTGTACGCTGGTTGAGGTGAGGTGTAGTCTGTGGGCAGCAGTGACGATGCCTGTAGAGGATACGTGGCCTGACCACCATCATGGATGGGAAAAGTATACACTGGACCTACTGGAAAAccaaagacaaaaatcattttgatggTTCACCATCTTGGTTCAAATAGCGTTGGTCATCTCGTCTGCAGATCTTACCAGCCTCCTGATATGAGGGTGGTGATCCAGCTGGAATCGGTTGGCCTCCATAAGGTGGGATATTTGGCCGAGCCTGGTAGGGAAGGTACTGACTGCCCTGAATGACGGCTGAAGGCTGGGGAAGGTATTGTGTCGTGACGACCGTAGCTGTCGTAATCACAGCTGAGTGAAGAATCAAAGGTGGAAACAACGCTGAAATGACGTTCTAAAAACATCCGGCCACTTTGACGTACAAACATTGACTTACGTCTAGGACTTCTGAACCTCTTATAGAGATAGCAGCGTGGACAGACCCAGCAGATGAGGAACAAAATGATGAAAGCTACAAGGCCTATTATGGAGGCACTGACAGCAATAGAAACAGCGTCGCTTTGAGGAGAATATTTAGGCCTGAGGTCTTTGCTTTTGAACAGATAATGGAGAATAAACACATTAATAGGTTACAAATGGAGATAACATTTCAGACATCCACTTGTGAGTGAACAGAGCCTAAGATTCAGTTGTGATTGTATGTGACACGTTCACTTGACAAATCCTCTGTCGTCTAGGGACTGAAGAGGGAAATGATGACAGGAAGGTATTTCCTCTAGGGTTCTTGTTCTCTTAATCTCACAGAGTAATGGCAGCTCTGTCCAAAACTTAGTTTCAGTGGTGCTCTATTATGTTTAAATCTACTTGCTCATACCAAAAACGAACCttttatacaaacattttcatataaatgacAGGTTTCCCTATggaattttccatttattttttgtatttagtatttacaaactaaattaactaataaaCTGAAGATTGTT
Protein-coding sequences here:
- the LOC122134363 gene encoding protein shisa-5-like, which codes for MASNIPALLLLSAALVTTTVGFVRCGMYEKDSVVCDFWRSEFCCGTCDESYCCADPQKKFTIRAQSHCHFKDLRPKYSPQSDAVSIAVSASIIGLVAFIILFLICWVCPRCYLYKRFRSPRPVITTATVVTTQYLPQPSAVIQGSQYLPYQARPNIPPYGGQPIPAGSPPSYQEAVGPVYTFPIHDGGQATYPLQLLLPTDYTSPQPVYNPAYTSCTSSVKTSN